Genomic segment of Candidatus Cloacimonadota bacterium:
TGTTCGTAGAAATGATAATTTTTGCATTATTTTTATTTGAATGCTTGATCGCAGGAATCAAATAGGCAAGAGTTTTTCCGACTCCTGTCCCGGCTTCGACCAATAAATATTCTTCTTTTTGGAAATTCTGTAAAACTGCTTTGGACATCTCGATCTGACCGTCACGGATCTCATAATTCTCAAATTTCTTTGAGAATAAACCGTTTGTTTCAAATACTTGCGAAATGGTTGGATCAACCTCTTTTTCCGGTTTATGAGAAATGTAATTCTTGTTGTGGAAATCGATTTCTGGTTCCTGTCTGGTTAGAAGTGCGTATTTATTTTGATGAGCAACGACCTGTTGCAGGAAATAATCCAGGTTTGTATTCAGATTCGCCATCTGCGATATTTCCATTAAACGGTAATTAAGTTTTACGGAAATATTTTTATCGATAAATTCCAATAATTTTAGAAAAATCTGCCCGGTTGCTTCCGCATCATAAATAGCACGATGAGCATTTTCCAAGTTTATCTTAAAATATTCAACAATTGTTCCTAATTTATGATTGAAGATAAAAGGAAGATAAATTTTGCTGATCTCGACCGTATCAAAAATTCTGTTTTCCAGTTTAGGAAATCCGTTATCATGCAACTTAGTATTTAAAAATCCAATATCGAAATCCGCATTATGACAGATTAGAATATCCTCTCCGATAAATTGTCTGAATCTTTTCAGGGCATCAAAAATCGAGATTCCGGAAGCGAGTTGTTCATCAGTGATATGAGTTAATTGTTTGATAAATTGCGGAACTTCTCTTTTTGGTTTGATAAAAAGTGAGAATTTTTCTTGAGGATTTCCTTCCTTGTAACGAACTGCTCCGATCTCGATTATTTCATTTTCCCGAAAATCAAAACCGGTCGTTTCGAGATCGAGAACTACAAAATTAAAAAGTTTTTTCATATTTTCTTTTTAGCCATCAGTCTTCGTTAAAACTACACCCAGACAGGCGAATTACACTAATTTCACAAAATTTTATATAATAGAAAGCAATTATTTTACTTATTCCCAAAATTCATTTCGATTTTTTTGCATAGTCGATATTCATCGCTCCCAACTCTCGATTGGGAATGTAACAATGTTTTGAGCCTGCCAAATTCTTCTTACTTTTCTTTCAATCTGAATGTGGAGGCTTTTGCTAGAGGAAATTAAAGATTAAATTTCAGTTGATTTTCAAAATTTGAAATTCTTCTTTCAGCTAGTTTTACATATTGAATATTATTATCATAACCAATATACAGACGGTTAGATTTTAACACTGCAATTGCTGTTGTTCCGCTTCCCATAAATGGATCGAGAATAATGTCTGATTTAAAAGAATATAATTGAATAAGTCTATAAGGTAATTCTTCTGGAAAAGGTGCTGGATGTCCGATTTTTCTAGCAGAAACAGCATTCATTGTCCATATAGACTTTGTCCATTCCATAAATTGTTCTTTTGAAATGGAATTTGTTTTTTTTCCCATCTCTTGCCTGTTTCTTACTCGTTTATATTCACCTTTAGAAAAAATTAATATATATTCGTGAACATCTCTTAATGTCGGATTAGACGCGGATTGCCAGCTTCCCCAAGCTGTCGAAGGACTTGCACTTGCTGCCTTATTCCAGATAATTTCTCCTCTCATATTATATCCAATATCGATCATTAATTTTGAAATATAATCCGAAAGAGGAATATAAGGTTTTCTTCCAAGATTTGCAACATTTACACAAGCTCTACCACCATCAATTAAAACGCGATAAGTTTCGGTAAAAACTTTTCGTAATAATTCTAAATATTCTTTAAGAGTTAAATCTTCGTCGTATTCTTTCGAAACATTATAAGGAGGTGATGTGATCATTAAATGAATTGAATTATCTGGTATTTCTTTCATATTTTCAGATGAACCGAGTATTATTTTATTTAGATATTCTTCAGGAAATTCATTAGCAATGCAATCTACTTTTGTTAGTTTATTTTCTGCATATAATTTTGAATTATAAAATCTTGATGAATCGTGATTTATTCTACCTGATGTTCCAAACGCACTTGATTGAGTTCCATGTCTCATAAATTATTTCCTTATTAACGATAAAAATTTCTCTGCTTTTTCAATTTCTGATTCTTCTCGATTTGCGATAGTAATTATTTCACCAAGTTTCTGTTTGGGTATCATTGATGAGAAATAATTCATTTTATCATTTATTATTTCAGTTAGAAAATTTGATAATTGCTCAATAGAAGAAATTGTTTGAAATCCGTTTTCTTGAGTATTTGTGATAAATTCGCTTGTAGTA
This window contains:
- a CDS encoding site-specific DNA-methyltransferase; this translates as MRHGTQSSAFGTSGRINHDSSRFYNSKLYAENKLTKVDCIANEFPEEYLNKIILGSSENMKEIPDNSIHLMITSPPYNVSKEYDEDLTLKEYLELLRKVFTETYRVLIDGGRACVNVANLGRKPYIPLSDYISKLMIDIGYNMRGEIIWNKAASASPSTAWGSWQSASNPTLRDVHEYILIFSKGEYKRVRNRQEMGKKTNSISKEQFMEWTKSIWTMNAVSARKIGHPAPFPEELPYRLIQLYSFKSDIILDPFMGSGTTAIAVLKSNRLYIGYDNNIQYVKLAERRISNFENQLKFNL